From the Rhinolophus sinicus isolate RSC01 linkage group LG02, ASM3656204v1, whole genome shotgun sequence genome, one window contains:
- the BID gene encoding BH3-interacting domain death agonist isoform X1 produces MDPQVRCSAGGLGGARAAEALVLLHGWCGPGHQCDDAAGRASHLQLTGVSNGSGLQDERITDLLVFGFLQNCSNCNFHEELKVLGHEWPVPAFLLEGHDDELQTDGNRYSHVVQQGLRTGSESQEEIIQNIARQLAQIGDTMECRIPPTLVNRLAAEFMNGNLSEEDRRRCLADALDQLMQTFPKDMEMEKAKLMLTLLLAKKVADHMPSLLQGVFRTTVNFINQNLLTYVRNLFRNEMD; encoded by the exons ATGGATCCCCAGGTCAGATGCTCGGCAGGAGGGCTGGGGGGAGCGAGGGCAGCTGAGGCACTGGTTCTTCTGCACGGTTGGTGTGGACCCGGTCACCAGTGTGACGACGCTGCAGGACGGGCCTCACATCTCCAACTGACTGGG GTCAGCAATGGTTCAGGCCTCCAGGATGAGCGTATCACAGACCTGCTGGTTTTCGGCTTCCTCCAAAACTGCTCCAACTGTAATTTCCATGAAGAGCTGAAGGTGCTGGGCCATGAGTGGCCTGTGCCAGCTTTCCTGCTGGAAGGCCACGATGATGAACTGCAGACAGATGGCAACCGGTACAGCCACGTGGTCCAGCAAGGCCTGAGGACAG GTTCTGAGAGTCAAGAGGAAATCATTCAGAACATTGCCAGGCAGCTCGCCCAGATAGGGGACACGATGGAGTGCAGAATCCCCCCAACACTGGTGAACCGCCTGGCAGCGGAGTTCATGAATGGGAACCTGTCAGAGGAA GACAGAAGGAGGTGCCTCGCTGATGCGCTGGACCAGCTCATGCAGACTTTCCCTAAAGACATGGAGATGGAGAAGGCCAAGCTGATGTTGACCCTGCTGTTGGCCAAAAAAGTGGCCGATCACATGCCATCCTTGCTCCAGGGCGTCTTTCGCACAACAGTGAATTTTATTAACCAGAACCTGCTCACCTACGTGAGGAACTTGTTCAGAAAT GAGATGGACTGA
- the BCL2L13 gene encoding bcl-2-like protein 13 isoform X8 produces MIKVCWHILGEGTVFNLEPEEEEYPGIIAEDSNDIYILPSDNSGQVSPPESPTVTTSWQSESLPVSLSASQSWHTESLPVSLGPESWQQIAVDPEEVKSLDSNGAGEKSENNSSNSDIVHVDREEVAEGMEEAAVASAASPAGELREAFPAAPAPLLAHTTAMALLEMRGPGTEMMAVEKVSPATSLFVELDEEEVKAATIEPVELEEEVTHALKPTKTLLSEEELNVRKESLTEGPPPAGEAKAAPLSEGKSILLFGGAAAVAILAVAVGVTLALRKK; encoded by the coding sequence GGCACTGTCTTTAATCTTGAGCCCGAAGAGGAAGAATACCCTGGAATCATTGCAGAAGACAGCAACGACATTTATATCCTGCCCAGCGATAACTCTGGACAAGTCAGTCCTCCAGAGTCTCCGACTGTGACCACTTCTTGGCAGTCAGAGAGCTTACCTGTTTCCCTGTCAGCCAGCCAGAGCTGGCACACAGAAAGCCTGCCGGTGTCCCTCGGTCCTGAGTCTTGGCAGCAGATCGCAGTGGATCCTGAAGAAGTCAAAAGCTTAGACAGCAATGGGGCTGGAGAGAAGAGCGAGAACAACTCTTCTAATTCTGACATTGTGCATGTGGACAGAGAAGAGGTAGCCGAGGGCATGGAGGAGGCCGCTGTGGCATCTGCAGCCTCGCCCGCCGGGGAGCTGCGGGAGGCGTTccctgcagccccagctccctTGCTTGCACACACCACTGCCATGGCCTTGCTGGAGATGAGGGGACCTGGCACAGAAATGATGGCAGTTGAGAAAGTCAGCCCAGCTACATCTTTGTTTGTAGAACTGGATGAAGAAGAGGTGAAAGCAGCAACGATCGAACCTGTTGAATTAGAGGAGGAGGTGACCCATGCGCTGAAACCCACGAAAACACTGCTGAGTGAAGAGGAGCTGAACGTAAGGAAAGAGAGCCTTACAGAGGGCCCCCCCCCTGCTGGAGAAGCAAAGGCCGCCCCACTGTCTGAGGGCAAGTCTATACTGTTGTTTGGAGGGGCTGCCGCTGTCGCCATTCTGGCAGTGGCAGTTGGGGTAACATTGGCTCtgagaaagaaatag
- the BID gene encoding BH3-interacting domain death agonist isoform X2, which produces MDPQVSNGSGLQDERITDLLVFGFLQNCSNCNFHEELKVLGHEWPVPAFLLEGHDDELQTDGNRYSHVVQQGLRTGSESQEEIIQNIARQLAQIGDTMECRIPPTLVNRLAAEFMNGNLSEEDRRRCLADALDQLMQTFPKDMEMEKAKLMLTLLLAKKVADHMPSLLQGVFRTTVNFINQNLLTYVRNLFRNEMD; this is translated from the exons ATGGATCCCCAG GTCAGCAATGGTTCAGGCCTCCAGGATGAGCGTATCACAGACCTGCTGGTTTTCGGCTTCCTCCAAAACTGCTCCAACTGTAATTTCCATGAAGAGCTGAAGGTGCTGGGCCATGAGTGGCCTGTGCCAGCTTTCCTGCTGGAAGGCCACGATGATGAACTGCAGACAGATGGCAACCGGTACAGCCACGTGGTCCAGCAAGGCCTGAGGACAG GTTCTGAGAGTCAAGAGGAAATCATTCAGAACATTGCCAGGCAGCTCGCCCAGATAGGGGACACGATGGAGTGCAGAATCCCCCCAACACTGGTGAACCGCCTGGCAGCGGAGTTCATGAATGGGAACCTGTCAGAGGAA GACAGAAGGAGGTGCCTCGCTGATGCGCTGGACCAGCTCATGCAGACTTTCCCTAAAGACATGGAGATGGAGAAGGCCAAGCTGATGTTGACCCTGCTGTTGGCCAAAAAAGTGGCCGATCACATGCCATCCTTGCTCCAGGGCGTCTTTCGCACAACAGTGAATTTTATTAACCAGAACCTGCTCACCTACGTGAGGAACTTGTTCAGAAAT GAGATGGACTGA